In Candidatus Cloacimonadota bacterium, the following proteins share a genomic window:
- a CDS encoding competence protein ComEA: protein MRKLILILLVLVFFNSLFAKENVYRKKNGNYIDYDSLNIEIEKDKHYIFEGSGSSGIDNVLLYIKSENIFNKGIRPKIEFEPGKKGVYELDIRGFLKDKCLVSQKFYLHVKSPQLTPEELIEEPKITEIDSTKIIVEEKHEITEKIITKDDTLKTILEEKIEKEEDELVESSPKVKKKLVDLNTASLDELKTLPITEKQADDIYDFRFYQQFFQSIYDLRKISSIDQKTLNKLKPFVSVSHYDDKDDAAQRREEIYYLIQRLGSNEGLQEGMSDVWEDYLITPRNINKLSFTEIQNMPNVNAQDAAAILRRRAYGDTLANARDLRQTPGVTHYSYTNLRNYVYYKEKPTQNRLFFDYQLKFNTEPYESDAIEMYKEPMRGSTEKTSSYWGFFRMDDISAAVMNKIRIRYQNEWKAGLMYNSNKGEQSFLNADSKEFFNDAKFYLGYEKEFDLAGRNYIKLYGGNFRATYGEGLVMENTDYYSPRKTGYGFNKRIKGIIGDVSRTQQYSLKGLALDWQRKELNAAVFFSIDKKDAIIYDNKGDFLKDENGDYVYDADSLLIPIPDGKIDDQDDAFSYLTMTRRFTDDELASAEDYFNVNTIAPRRDAVEEKLLGAHFEYSPFIGTHLGFTGIEAVYDRDFIVPDGDDLKDLLIDDSYDFNKWKSTDNEISSLYSTYSDSTKYGYDRNYRRVLGLEWQTTLNNTSFQGEYAEMSLTGNEFKIGDDPKALILSAYTLFNDFYILSLYRDYDLEFDNPYMRAFAESWRFDDTIFEKSYLFRNTLLTEMYLNSAQPSAERGVYLETRYRFNTWMTLSRLYLDVWERKSDARKSYRFEGKLDFRPIYQQRFRLRFKQQQKRNEDDLDRGKSLSQEAEITLSSYLSNRDRFMLGYIHGRVVQPPYLSISDPGDASGDDMAQAGNVLTHGDYIFADYTHNLNKNLKIIGSFAVWKGLGISFWDFEDVNLDFNHDDRGYKYWLTIHSRIANNLFFSIKYKYKKQMSRELEFREYNDIPETGQYYYQNVKTSETSIRAQLDWKF from the coding sequence TTTCTCAAAAATTTTATCTGCATGTTAAATCACCGCAATTAACTCCTGAGGAATTAATAGAAGAACCAAAAATAACAGAAATTGATTCTACAAAAATAATTGTTGAGGAAAAGCACGAAATAACAGAAAAAATAATTACAAAGGATGATACATTAAAAACTATTTTAGAGGAAAAAATAGAGAAAGAAGAAGATGAATTAGTTGAATCTTCTCCAAAAGTAAAAAAAAAATTAGTCGATCTTAATACTGCAAGTTTAGATGAACTGAAAACATTACCGATTACAGAAAAACAAGCTGATGATATTTATGATTTCCGTTTTTATCAACAATTTTTCCAGAGCATTTACGATTTAAGAAAAATTTCTTCCATCGATCAAAAAACCTTAAATAAATTGAAACCATTCGTTTCTGTTTCTCACTATGATGATAAAGATGACGCTGCTCAGAGAAGAGAGGAAATCTATTATTTGATTCAAAGGCTTGGAAGTAATGAAGGTCTGCAGGAAGGAATGTCCGATGTGTGGGAAGATTATCTGATAACTCCTCGTAATATCAACAAACTATCTTTTACGGAAATTCAGAATATGCCGAATGTTAATGCTCAGGATGCAGCTGCAATTCTGAGAAGAAGAGCTTATGGAGATACACTTGCCAATGCTCGTGATCTTCGGCAGACTCCAGGTGTTACTCACTACAGTTATACGAATCTCCGAAATTATGTATATTACAAAGAAAAACCCACTCAAAATAGACTTTTCTTCGATTACCAATTGAAATTCAATACCGAACCTTATGAAAGTGATGCTATCGAAATGTATAAAGAACCGATGCGCGGATCGACCGAAAAAACCAGTTCATATTGGGGTTTTTTCCGGATGGATGATATTTCTGCTGCTGTGATGAACAAGATCAGGATTCGTTATCAGAATGAATGGAAAGCTGGTTTGATGTATAATTCCAATAAAGGTGAGCAAAGTTTCCTCAATGCTGATTCCAAAGAATTTTTTAATGATGCGAAATTCTATCTTGGATATGAAAAAGAATTCGATCTTGCCGGCAGGAATTATATAAAACTTTACGGAGGAAATTTCAGGGCAACATACGGGGAAGGTCTGGTTATGGAAAATACTGATTATTACAGTCCCCGCAAAACAGGATATGGTTTTAACAAAAGGATCAAAGGAATTATCGGTGATGTCTCGCGAACCCAGCAATATTCTTTGAAAGGATTGGCTCTCGATTGGCAGAGAAAGGAATTGAATGCTGCCGTCTTTTTCTCGATTGATAAAAAAGATGCGATAATTTATGATAATAAAGGAGATTTTCTCAAAGACGAAAACGGAGATTATGTTTATGATGCTGACTCCCTATTGATTCCAATTCCGGATGGTAAAATAGATGATCAAGATGATGCTTTTTCTTATCTCACCATGACCAGAAGATTTACTGATGATGAACTTGCTTCTGCAGAAGATTATTTCAATGTAAATACAATTGCACCCAGAAGAGATGCTGTTGAAGAAAAACTGCTCGGTGCGCATTTTGAGTATTCTCCTTTTATTGGCACGCATCTTGGTTTTACAGGGATCGAAGCAGTTTATGACCGTGATTTCATTGTTCCTGATGGAGATGATCTCAAGGATCTTCTGATCGATGATAGTTATGATTTCAATAAATGGAAATCAACCGATAATGAGATTTCCTCTCTCTATTCGACATATTCCGATTCCACAAAATATGGATATGATCGAAATTATCGTCGTGTTCTTGGTTTAGAGTGGCAGACTACTTTGAATAATACATCTTTCCAGGGTGAGTATGCGGAAATGTCTTTGACCGGAAATGAATTCAAGATCGGTGATGATCCGAAGGCATTGATCTTGAGTGCTTACACTTTGTTCAATGATTTCTATATACTTTCTCTTTACCGCGATTATGATCTGGAATTTGATAATCCTTATATGAGAGCATTTGCTGAAAGTTGGCGCTTTGACGATACGATTTTTGAAAAATCTTATCTTTTCAGAAATACTCTTCTTACCGAGATGTATCTGAATTCGGCTCAACCTTCTGCTGAAAGAGGTGTTTATTTGGAGACACGTTACAGGTTTAATACCTGGATGACTTTGTCGAGACTTTATCTCGATGTCTGGGAAAGAAAATCCGATGCTCGTAAGAGTTACCGTTTTGAAGGAAAACTAGATTTCCGTCCCATCTACCAGCAGAGATTCAGATTGCGTTTCAAACAGCAGCAGAAAAGAAACGAAGATGACCTGGATAGAGGAAAATCGCTTTCACAAGAAGCTGAAATTACTTTGTCTTCATATCTCTCTAATCGGGATAGATTTATGCTTGGTTATATTCACGGAAGAGTCGTTCAGCCACCTTATCTTTCCATTTCCGATCCGGGAGATGCCAGCGGAGATGATATGGCTCAAGCCGGGAATGTTCTTACTCACGGGGATTATATCTTTGCAGATTATACTCATAATCTTAATAAGAATCTGAAAATTATCGGTTCCTTTGCTGTCTGGAAAGGACTCGGTATCAGTTTCTGGGATTTTGAAGATGTAAATCTCGATTTTAATCATGATGACAGAGGATATAAGTATTGGCTTACTATTCATAGCCGAATTGCCAATAATCTTTTCTTCTCTATCAAATACAAGTATAAAAAGCAGATGTCACGCGAACTTGAATTTAGAGAATACAATGATATTCCTGAAACAGGACAGTATTATTATCAGAATGTTAAAACTTCCGAAACATCGATCAGGGCGCAACTTGATTGGAAGTTTTAA
- a CDS encoding transcriptional regulator, whose protein sequence is MKQGDVVLTPIQQADGKLKERPAIILREMPSYGDFLVCGISTQLHQHVKDFDEIISPADKDFKSSGLLKKSLIRLGFLAVLSRKRILGSIGEISIKRHKHLLKNLSDYLVSNSTKNKSRTFL, encoded by the coding sequence ATGAAGCAAGGTGATGTGGTTCTTACACCAATACAACAAGCTGATGGAAAACTCAAAGAAAGACCTGCAATTATTCTCAGGGAGATGCCATCTTATGGTGATTTCCTTGTTTGTGGTATAAGCACCCAATTACATCAACATGTCAAAGATTTTGACGAGATCATTTCTCCTGCAGATAAAGATTTTAAATCAAGTGGTTTACTTAAAAAATCTTTGATCAGGCTTGGTTTTCTTGCGGTGTTATCCCGTAAACGCATATTAGGTTCTATTGGTGAAATCTCAATAAAACGGCATAAACATTTATTGAAAAATCTCAGCGACTATCTTGTTAGTAACTCTACAAAGAATAAAAGTAGAACTTTTTTATAA